One part of the Anopheles merus strain MAF chromosome 3L, AmerM5.1, whole genome shotgun sequence genome encodes these proteins:
- the LOC121599905 gene encoding protein Teyrha-meyrha isoform X3, translated as MMDNPSYGSAHMSSPALVVFSQATNGLSDALRIQRPFHSQLPDAKDLHHLSLMSGYGAHLLHGFQPHFLHPLNPAVSTASGTSPFSGGGAFVKPFPSNLPLPSAFAPPKCLGFGIDQNIFSKGLLFGSSGSGSESFRTDSSSPACTSLSPPAKDESLEGQTSEDGDRERDRICTPERSPETPGFRRIGPPKKPFVGTPPPNACPICGIQLSPTDLETHFSAELSRLTKMTTHAERLELRRTLSVDLHTVQNNLQGRTSRWETFKNIRNKRQDRLRGKLRKRKFDGEDGFGLQLTNINCQSCPVCHGRLQRTQEEIAQHIEECVRKQQHQHQHQQSQQQQQQQQQQQPQQQQTPPSLHTSHPLHPHHPHHHHLQQQQQQQQQTSQASQPANQPSPQDEDETVDVESYGDETSNGAINMSSNVIHHTSAASMLHHPGNATSISNHNNNNNNNIIKPDTPAMTKLEESAISSLSSIVPHWDRKARLTLPLNCKPGAGDETRPWTTVVKPRLLGSFEGGPGAMSQPPGVPNTVADHSITRVTPTSSDQRIDVDYDQEHDHSQDMVTDNDEEVIVDNTDDEDCMKRPRPAPHTQLNGHGPPGVNGLGDKNSTEEATSSVEIDSATDSMASRTAGTTPNSDSYVSTSESAEPSSKAQVLEELKARIRELEGSPHYKCFICKEKCKTLIISKICGHYLCEECWITESESSKSCPRCKIITANSDFRKIHA; from the exons ATGATGGATAATCCGAGCTATGGATCCGCTCACATGTCCTCGCCAGCGCTGGTAGTTTTCTCGCAAGCAACGAATGGATTAAGTGACGCCCTGCGCATACAACGACCCTTTCACTCTCAA CTGCCCGACGCCAAGGACCTGCACCATCTCTCACTGATGAGCGGCTACGGGGCGCACCTTCTGCACGGCTTCCAGCCCCACTTTCTGCACCCGCTCAATCCGGCCGTCTCGACCGCGAGTGGCACCAGCCCGTTCAGCGGTGGCGGTGCGTTCGTGAAACCGTTCCCGTCCAACCTGCCCCTCCCGTCGGCGTTTGCGCCCCCAAAATGTCTGGGGTTCGGCATCGATCAA AACATTTTCTCCAAGGGTTTACTGTTCGGTTCGTCCGGCTCGGGTTCCGAATCCTTCCGGACGGACTCGTCCAGCCCGGCCTGTACGTCACTGTCGCCGCCCGCCAAGGATGAATCGCTCGAGGGCCAAACCAGCGAGGACGGTGACCGCGAGCGGGACCGCATCTGCACCCCGGAACGGAGCCCGGAAACGCCCGGATTTCGAC GAATCGGCCCACCGAAGAAACCGTTCGTCGGCACACCGCCACCGAACGCGTGCCCCATCTGCGGCATCCAGCTCTCACCAACTGACCTGGAGACCCACTTCTCGGCGGAACTGTCGCGGCTTACCAAGATGACGACGCACGCGGAGCGTCTCGAGCTGCGGCGTACGCTGAGCGTCGACCTCCACACGGTGCAAAACAATCTGCAGGGCCGAACGAGCCGCTGGGAG ACGTTCAAAAATATTCGCAACAAGCGCCAGGATCGGCTACGGGGCAAGCTGCGGAAGCGAAAGTTTGACGGCGAGGATGGGTTCGGGCTGCAGCTGACAAACATCAACTGCCAATCGTGCCCGGTGTGCCACGGGCGCTTGCAGCGAACGCAGGAAGAGATTGCGCAGCACATTGAGGAATGCGTCCGAAAG caacagcatcagcaccagcatcaacagtcgcaacaacagcagcaacagcagcaacagcaacagccacagcaacaacagacaCCACCGTCCCTGCACACATCGCATCCCCTGCATCCACACCAccctcaccatcatcatcttcagcaacagcagcagcagcagcagcaaacgtcGCAAGCTTCACAACCCGCCAATCAACCGTCACCGCAGGACGAGGACGAAACGGTCGACGTGGAAAGCTACGGCGATGAGACGTCCAACGGTGCGATCAACATGTCGTCGAACGTGATTCATCACACCAGCGCGGCCAGCATGCTCCATCATCCCGGAAACGCGACCAGCATtagcaaccacaacaacaacaacaacaacaacattatcAAACCCGACACCCCGGCCATGACGAAGCTGGAGGAGAGTGCGATCAGCTCGCTCAGCTCGATCGTACCCCACTGGGACAGGAAGGCACGCCTGACGCTACCGCTTAACTGCAAGCCGGGAGCAGGAGATGAGACACGCCCCTGGACGACGGTGGTAAAGCCCCGACTGCTAGGCTCGTTCGAGGGTGGTCCCGGGGCCATGTCACAGCCTCCCGGAGTGCCCAACACGGTAGCGGATCATTCGATCACACGCGTCACACCGACGAGCAGCGATCAGCGCATCGACGTGGACTACGACCAGGAGCACGACCACAGCCAGGACATGGTGACCGACAACGATGAGGAGGTGATCGTCGACAACACGGACGACGAGGATTGCATGAAGCGACCCCGGCCGGCCCCACACACCCAGCTCAATGGGCATGGACCGCCGGGAGTTAATGGACTCGGAGATAAGAACAG CACCGAGGAAGCAACGTCCTCCGTGGAGATCGATTCGGCCACCGATTCGATGGCATCGCGCACTGCCGGTACGACGCCGAACTCGGACTCGTACGTCAGCACCTCGGAGTCGGCCGAACCGTCCTCGAAGGCGCAGGTCCTGGAAGAGCTTAAAGCCCGGATACGGGAACTGGAGGGTTCACCGCACTACAAGTGTTTCATATGTAAG gaaaaatgtaaaacattaaTCATATCGAAAATCTGTGGCCACTATCTCTGTGAGGAGTGTTGGATAACGGAATCG GAATCGTCCAAATCTTGCCCCCGTTGCAAGATCATCACCGCGAATTCTGATTTTAGAAAAATTCATGCTTAA
- the LOC121599905 gene encoding protein Teyrha-meyrha isoform X1, with amino-acid sequence MMDNPSYGSAHMSSPALVVFSQATNGLSDALRIQRPFHSQLPDAKDLHHLSLMSGYGAHLLHGFQPHFLHPLNPAVSTASGTSPFSGGGAFVKPFPSNLPLPSAFAPPKCLGFGIDQNIFSKGLLFGSSGSGSESFRTDSSSPACTSLSPPAKDESLEGQTSEDGDRERDRICTPERSPETPGFRRIGPPKKPFVGTPPPNACPICGIQLSPTDLETHFSAELSRLTKMTTHAERLELRRTLSVDLHTVQNNLQGRTSRWETFKNIRNKRQDRLRGKLRKRKFDGEDGFGLQLTNINCQSCPVCHGRLQRTQEEIAQHIEECVRKTFTALYPILKQQHQHQHQQSQQQQQQQQQQQPQQQQTPPSLHTSHPLHPHHPHHHHLQQQQQQQQQTSQASQPANQPSPQDEDETVDVESYGDETSNGAINMSSNVIHHTSAASMLHHPGNATSISNHNNNNNNNIIKPDTPAMTKLEESAISSLSSIVPHWDRKARLTLPLNCKPGAGDETRPWTTVVKPRLLGSFEGGPGAMSQPPGVPNTVADHSITRVTPTSSDQRIDVDYDQEHDHSQDMVTDNDEEVIVDNTDDEDCMKRPRPAPHTQLNGHGPPGVNGLGDKNSTEEATSSVEIDSATDSMASRTAGTTPNSDSYVSTSESAEPSSKAQVLEELKARIRELEGSPHYKCFICKEKCKTLIISKICGHYLCEECWITESESSKSCPRCKIITANSDFRKIHA; translated from the exons ATGATGGATAATCCGAGCTATGGATCCGCTCACATGTCCTCGCCAGCGCTGGTAGTTTTCTCGCAAGCAACGAATGGATTAAGTGACGCCCTGCGCATACAACGACCCTTTCACTCTCAA CTGCCCGACGCCAAGGACCTGCACCATCTCTCACTGATGAGCGGCTACGGGGCGCACCTTCTGCACGGCTTCCAGCCCCACTTTCTGCACCCGCTCAATCCGGCCGTCTCGACCGCGAGTGGCACCAGCCCGTTCAGCGGTGGCGGTGCGTTCGTGAAACCGTTCCCGTCCAACCTGCCCCTCCCGTCGGCGTTTGCGCCCCCAAAATGTCTGGGGTTCGGCATCGATCAA AACATTTTCTCCAAGGGTTTACTGTTCGGTTCGTCCGGCTCGGGTTCCGAATCCTTCCGGACGGACTCGTCCAGCCCGGCCTGTACGTCACTGTCGCCGCCCGCCAAGGATGAATCGCTCGAGGGCCAAACCAGCGAGGACGGTGACCGCGAGCGGGACCGCATCTGCACCCCGGAACGGAGCCCGGAAACGCCCGGATTTCGAC GAATCGGCCCACCGAAGAAACCGTTCGTCGGCACACCGCCACCGAACGCGTGCCCCATCTGCGGCATCCAGCTCTCACCAACTGACCTGGAGACCCACTTCTCGGCGGAACTGTCGCGGCTTACCAAGATGACGACGCACGCGGAGCGTCTCGAGCTGCGGCGTACGCTGAGCGTCGACCTCCACACGGTGCAAAACAATCTGCAGGGCCGAACGAGCCGCTGGGAG ACGTTCAAAAATATTCGCAACAAGCGCCAGGATCGGCTACGGGGCAAGCTGCGGAAGCGAAAGTTTGACGGCGAGGATGGGTTCGGGCTGCAGCTGACAAACATCAACTGCCAATCGTGCCCGGTGTGCCACGGGCGCTTGCAGCGAACGCAGGAAGAGATTGCGCAGCACATTGAGGAATGCGTCCGAAAG ACTTTTACTGCTCTCTACCCTATTCTCaagcaacagcatcagcaccagcatcaacagtcgcaacaacagcagcaacagcagcaacagcaacagccacagcaacaacagacaCCACCGTCCCTGCACACATCGCATCCCCTGCATCCACACCAccctcaccatcatcatcttcagcaacagcagcagcagcagcagcaaacgtcGCAAGCTTCACAACCCGCCAATCAACCGTCACCGCAGGACGAGGACGAAACGGTCGACGTGGAAAGCTACGGCGATGAGACGTCCAACGGTGCGATCAACATGTCGTCGAACGTGATTCATCACACCAGCGCGGCCAGCATGCTCCATCATCCCGGAAACGCGACCAGCATtagcaaccacaacaacaacaacaacaacaacattatcAAACCCGACACCCCGGCCATGACGAAGCTGGAGGAGAGTGCGATCAGCTCGCTCAGCTCGATCGTACCCCACTGGGACAGGAAGGCACGCCTGACGCTACCGCTTAACTGCAAGCCGGGAGCAGGAGATGAGACACGCCCCTGGACGACGGTGGTAAAGCCCCGACTGCTAGGCTCGTTCGAGGGTGGTCCCGGGGCCATGTCACAGCCTCCCGGAGTGCCCAACACGGTAGCGGATCATTCGATCACACGCGTCACACCGACGAGCAGCGATCAGCGCATCGACGTGGACTACGACCAGGAGCACGACCACAGCCAGGACATGGTGACCGACAACGATGAGGAGGTGATCGTCGACAACACGGACGACGAGGATTGCATGAAGCGACCCCGGCCGGCCCCACACACCCAGCTCAATGGGCATGGACCGCCGGGAGTTAATGGACTCGGAGATAAGAACAG CACCGAGGAAGCAACGTCCTCCGTGGAGATCGATTCGGCCACCGATTCGATGGCATCGCGCACTGCCGGTACGACGCCGAACTCGGACTCGTACGTCAGCACCTCGGAGTCGGCCGAACCGTCCTCGAAGGCGCAGGTCCTGGAAGAGCTTAAAGCCCGGATACGGGAACTGGAGGGTTCACCGCACTACAAGTGTTTCATATGTAAG gaaaaatgtaaaacattaaTCATATCGAAAATCTGTGGCCACTATCTCTGTGAGGAGTGTTGGATAACGGAATCG GAATCGTCCAAATCTTGCCCCCGTTGCAAGATCATCACCGCGAATTCTGATTTTAGAAAAATTCATGCTTAA
- the LOC121599905 gene encoding protein Teyrha-meyrha isoform X2, with the protein MMDNPSYGSAHMSSPALVVFSQATNGLSDALRIQRPFHSQLPDAKDLHHLSLMSGYGAHLLHGFQPHFLHPLNPAVSTASGTSPFSGGGAFVKPFPSNLPLPSAFAPPKCLGFGIDQGLLFGSSGSGSESFRTDSSSPACTSLSPPAKDESLEGQTSEDGDRERDRICTPERSPETPGFRRIGPPKKPFVGTPPPNACPICGIQLSPTDLETHFSAELSRLTKMTTHAERLELRRTLSVDLHTVQNNLQGRTSRWETFKNIRNKRQDRLRGKLRKRKFDGEDGFGLQLTNINCQSCPVCHGRLQRTQEEIAQHIEECVRKTFTALYPILKQQHQHQHQQSQQQQQQQQQQQPQQQQTPPSLHTSHPLHPHHPHHHHLQQQQQQQQQTSQASQPANQPSPQDEDETVDVESYGDETSNGAINMSSNVIHHTSAASMLHHPGNATSISNHNNNNNNNIIKPDTPAMTKLEESAISSLSSIVPHWDRKARLTLPLNCKPGAGDETRPWTTVVKPRLLGSFEGGPGAMSQPPGVPNTVADHSITRVTPTSSDQRIDVDYDQEHDHSQDMVTDNDEEVIVDNTDDEDCMKRPRPAPHTQLNGHGPPGVNGLGDKNSTEEATSSVEIDSATDSMASRTAGTTPNSDSYVSTSESAEPSSKAQVLEELKARIRELEGSPHYKCFICKEKCKTLIISKICGHYLCEECWITESESSKSCPRCKIITANSDFRKIHA; encoded by the exons ATGATGGATAATCCGAGCTATGGATCCGCTCACATGTCCTCGCCAGCGCTGGTAGTTTTCTCGCAAGCAACGAATGGATTAAGTGACGCCCTGCGCATACAACGACCCTTTCACTCTCAA CTGCCCGACGCCAAGGACCTGCACCATCTCTCACTGATGAGCGGCTACGGGGCGCACCTTCTGCACGGCTTCCAGCCCCACTTTCTGCACCCGCTCAATCCGGCCGTCTCGACCGCGAGTGGCACCAGCCCGTTCAGCGGTGGCGGTGCGTTCGTGAAACCGTTCCCGTCCAACCTGCCCCTCCCGTCGGCGTTTGCGCCCCCAAAATGTCTGGGGTTCGGCATCGATCAA GGTTTACTGTTCGGTTCGTCCGGCTCGGGTTCCGAATCCTTCCGGACGGACTCGTCCAGCCCGGCCTGTACGTCACTGTCGCCGCCCGCCAAGGATGAATCGCTCGAGGGCCAAACCAGCGAGGACGGTGACCGCGAGCGGGACCGCATCTGCACCCCGGAACGGAGCCCGGAAACGCCCGGATTTCGAC GAATCGGCCCACCGAAGAAACCGTTCGTCGGCACACCGCCACCGAACGCGTGCCCCATCTGCGGCATCCAGCTCTCACCAACTGACCTGGAGACCCACTTCTCGGCGGAACTGTCGCGGCTTACCAAGATGACGACGCACGCGGAGCGTCTCGAGCTGCGGCGTACGCTGAGCGTCGACCTCCACACGGTGCAAAACAATCTGCAGGGCCGAACGAGCCGCTGGGAG ACGTTCAAAAATATTCGCAACAAGCGCCAGGATCGGCTACGGGGCAAGCTGCGGAAGCGAAAGTTTGACGGCGAGGATGGGTTCGGGCTGCAGCTGACAAACATCAACTGCCAATCGTGCCCGGTGTGCCACGGGCGCTTGCAGCGAACGCAGGAAGAGATTGCGCAGCACATTGAGGAATGCGTCCGAAAG ACTTTTACTGCTCTCTACCCTATTCTCaagcaacagcatcagcaccagcatcaacagtcgcaacaacagcagcaacagcagcaacagcaacagccacagcaacaacagacaCCACCGTCCCTGCACACATCGCATCCCCTGCATCCACACCAccctcaccatcatcatcttcagcaacagcagcagcagcagcagcaaacgtcGCAAGCTTCACAACCCGCCAATCAACCGTCACCGCAGGACGAGGACGAAACGGTCGACGTGGAAAGCTACGGCGATGAGACGTCCAACGGTGCGATCAACATGTCGTCGAACGTGATTCATCACACCAGCGCGGCCAGCATGCTCCATCATCCCGGAAACGCGACCAGCATtagcaaccacaacaacaacaacaacaacaacattatcAAACCCGACACCCCGGCCATGACGAAGCTGGAGGAGAGTGCGATCAGCTCGCTCAGCTCGATCGTACCCCACTGGGACAGGAAGGCACGCCTGACGCTACCGCTTAACTGCAAGCCGGGAGCAGGAGATGAGACACGCCCCTGGACGACGGTGGTAAAGCCCCGACTGCTAGGCTCGTTCGAGGGTGGTCCCGGGGCCATGTCACAGCCTCCCGGAGTGCCCAACACGGTAGCGGATCATTCGATCACACGCGTCACACCGACGAGCAGCGATCAGCGCATCGACGTGGACTACGACCAGGAGCACGACCACAGCCAGGACATGGTGACCGACAACGATGAGGAGGTGATCGTCGACAACACGGACGACGAGGATTGCATGAAGCGACCCCGGCCGGCCCCACACACCCAGCTCAATGGGCATGGACCGCCGGGAGTTAATGGACTCGGAGATAAGAACAG CACCGAGGAAGCAACGTCCTCCGTGGAGATCGATTCGGCCACCGATTCGATGGCATCGCGCACTGCCGGTACGACGCCGAACTCGGACTCGTACGTCAGCACCTCGGAGTCGGCCGAACCGTCCTCGAAGGCGCAGGTCCTGGAAGAGCTTAAAGCCCGGATACGGGAACTGGAGGGTTCACCGCACTACAAGTGTTTCATATGTAAG gaaaaatgtaaaacattaaTCATATCGAAAATCTGTGGCCACTATCTCTGTGAGGAGTGTTGGATAACGGAATCG GAATCGTCCAAATCTTGCCCCCGTTGCAAGATCATCACCGCGAATTCTGATTTTAGAAAAATTCATGCTTAA
- the LOC121599905 gene encoding protein Teyrha-meyrha isoform X4 — protein sequence MMDNPSYGSAHMSSPALVVFSQATNGLSDALRIQRPFHSQLPDAKDLHHLSLMSGYGAHLLHGFQPHFLHPLNPAVSTASGTSPFSGGGAFVKPFPSNLPLPSAFAPPKCLGFGIDQNIFSKGLLFGSSGSGSESFRTDSSSPACTSLSPPAKDESLEGQTSEDGDRERDRICTPERSPETPGFRRIGPPKKPFVGTPPPNACPICGIQLSPTDLETHFSAELSRLTKMTTHAERLELRRTLSVDLHTVQNNLQGRTSRWETFKNIRNKRQDRLRGKLRKRKFDGEDGFGLQLTNINCQSCPVCHGRLQRTQEEIAQHIEECVRKHQHQHQQSQQQQQQQQQQQPQQQQTPPSLHTSHPLHPHHPHHHHLQQQQQQQQQTSQASQPANQPSPQDEDETVDVESYGDETSNGAINMSSNVIHHTSAASMLHHPGNATSISNHNNNNNNNIIKPDTPAMTKLEESAISSLSSIVPHWDRKARLTLPLNCKPGAGDETRPWTTVVKPRLLGSFEGGPGAMSQPPGVPNTVADHSITRVTPTSSDQRIDVDYDQEHDHSQDMVTDNDEEVIVDNTDDEDCMKRPRPAPHTQLNGHGPPGVNGLGDKNSTEEATSSVEIDSATDSMASRTAGTTPNSDSYVSTSESAEPSSKAQVLEELKARIRELEGSPHYKCFICKEKCKTLIISKICGHYLCEECWITESESSKSCPRCKIITANSDFRKIHA from the exons ATGATGGATAATCCGAGCTATGGATCCGCTCACATGTCCTCGCCAGCGCTGGTAGTTTTCTCGCAAGCAACGAATGGATTAAGTGACGCCCTGCGCATACAACGACCCTTTCACTCTCAA CTGCCCGACGCCAAGGACCTGCACCATCTCTCACTGATGAGCGGCTACGGGGCGCACCTTCTGCACGGCTTCCAGCCCCACTTTCTGCACCCGCTCAATCCGGCCGTCTCGACCGCGAGTGGCACCAGCCCGTTCAGCGGTGGCGGTGCGTTCGTGAAACCGTTCCCGTCCAACCTGCCCCTCCCGTCGGCGTTTGCGCCCCCAAAATGTCTGGGGTTCGGCATCGATCAA AACATTTTCTCCAAGGGTTTACTGTTCGGTTCGTCCGGCTCGGGTTCCGAATCCTTCCGGACGGACTCGTCCAGCCCGGCCTGTACGTCACTGTCGCCGCCCGCCAAGGATGAATCGCTCGAGGGCCAAACCAGCGAGGACGGTGACCGCGAGCGGGACCGCATCTGCACCCCGGAACGGAGCCCGGAAACGCCCGGATTTCGAC GAATCGGCCCACCGAAGAAACCGTTCGTCGGCACACCGCCACCGAACGCGTGCCCCATCTGCGGCATCCAGCTCTCACCAACTGACCTGGAGACCCACTTCTCGGCGGAACTGTCGCGGCTTACCAAGATGACGACGCACGCGGAGCGTCTCGAGCTGCGGCGTACGCTGAGCGTCGACCTCCACACGGTGCAAAACAATCTGCAGGGCCGAACGAGCCGCTGGGAG ACGTTCAAAAATATTCGCAACAAGCGCCAGGATCGGCTACGGGGCAAGCTGCGGAAGCGAAAGTTTGACGGCGAGGATGGGTTCGGGCTGCAGCTGACAAACATCAACTGCCAATCGTGCCCGGTGTGCCACGGGCGCTTGCAGCGAACGCAGGAAGAGATTGCGCAGCACATTGAGGAATGCGTCCGAAAG catcagcaccagcatcaacagtcgcaacaacagcagcaacagcagcaacagcaacagccacagcaacaacagacaCCACCGTCCCTGCACACATCGCATCCCCTGCATCCACACCAccctcaccatcatcatcttcagcaacagcagcagcagcagcagcaaacgtcGCAAGCTTCACAACCCGCCAATCAACCGTCACCGCAGGACGAGGACGAAACGGTCGACGTGGAAAGCTACGGCGATGAGACGTCCAACGGTGCGATCAACATGTCGTCGAACGTGATTCATCACACCAGCGCGGCCAGCATGCTCCATCATCCCGGAAACGCGACCAGCATtagcaaccacaacaacaacaacaacaacaacattatcAAACCCGACACCCCGGCCATGACGAAGCTGGAGGAGAGTGCGATCAGCTCGCTCAGCTCGATCGTACCCCACTGGGACAGGAAGGCACGCCTGACGCTACCGCTTAACTGCAAGCCGGGAGCAGGAGATGAGACACGCCCCTGGACGACGGTGGTAAAGCCCCGACTGCTAGGCTCGTTCGAGGGTGGTCCCGGGGCCATGTCACAGCCTCCCGGAGTGCCCAACACGGTAGCGGATCATTCGATCACACGCGTCACACCGACGAGCAGCGATCAGCGCATCGACGTGGACTACGACCAGGAGCACGACCACAGCCAGGACATGGTGACCGACAACGATGAGGAGGTGATCGTCGACAACACGGACGACGAGGATTGCATGAAGCGACCCCGGCCGGCCCCACACACCCAGCTCAATGGGCATGGACCGCCGGGAGTTAATGGACTCGGAGATAAGAACAG CACCGAGGAAGCAACGTCCTCCGTGGAGATCGATTCGGCCACCGATTCGATGGCATCGCGCACTGCCGGTACGACGCCGAACTCGGACTCGTACGTCAGCACCTCGGAGTCGGCCGAACCGTCCTCGAAGGCGCAGGTCCTGGAAGAGCTTAAAGCCCGGATACGGGAACTGGAGGGTTCACCGCACTACAAGTGTTTCATATGTAAG gaaaaatgtaaaacattaaTCATATCGAAAATCTGTGGCCACTATCTCTGTGAGGAGTGTTGGATAACGGAATCG GAATCGTCCAAATCTTGCCCCCGTTGCAAGATCATCACCGCGAATTCTGATTTTAGAAAAATTCATGCTTAA